In the Castor canadensis chromosome 1, mCasCan1.hap1v2, whole genome shotgun sequence genome, ctcttgagtaacagtcttttgggtatatccccaagagtggtattgctgggtcaaatggtagatcgatgtccagctttttaagtagcctccaaatttttttccagagtggttgtactagtctacattcccaccaacagtgtaagagggttcctttttccccacatcctcgccaacaccagttgttggtggtgttgctgatgatggctattctaacaggggtgtcaCTCTGTGCTTTTTGATGTAAGAAAACTTTAACTTAGGACTGTCTTCCTAATCACATGACCCATAGCTTCTGCAAGATTGTGTTATCAAGTGTAATTTTAATTTGACTTTTGTGGTTGGACAGCTAAAACCGCctgctcaaaaacaaaacaaaatgaacaataaCTTATGATAACTTGCTCTGTTGGATTTGTTTACCTGGTTCAATGTTGAGAGAGTAGTTGTCTATTTCCAGATCAAGTTCAGCTGCAGTGGAGCAGAAATCCTCCAGGATCCCGTGCACAGCCTGGGTGAGGTTATATGGCACTGACTGAGCAAACCTCATTTTGCTATTCACAATCACACTCCCATTTCGGAAGTTAAGAATTTCAAGTTGCTTAAACCCTGTAAGATTGGACCGTAGATATGGAAccagctgcaaaagaaaagattgtTTACTTTTAACTGTTAATTCATTTACACTCAGTTTTCACTGTCCGAGGCAGgcatttcccttcctttctatggtttttatttttccttttgcatttaaAGGGAGCCCAGAATACCATGACTTAATGATCTACTGGTAGTAATTATGCCCATATTTCCATCTTTCCCTGTATTGAGATGGATGGGCAGTGATTTCCTTTCCATGAATTATGAGAACAGATGAGCTTTAAAAACCTAAGCCAATGTTATTAGCAAAGAATGCCAGGGCTagtcattaaaaaacaaacaaaaaaagtaaataaaaacatgtttcaaTGTGAGCTGAGGAGCAGACTGGCCTACGCCTGTGTAAATGGGGCATCAGTTTGGAAAGGACCAATTTTAAATGACCTGTAGAAATAAACAACAGCTTAAACATCAGTGTGTTGGTCTATGCAGAGTGTTTCATGGCCGACACAAATGTGGTGTAGGGGAAACAGCTGGGAGCTGGCAGGCAGGAGACTTGGATGCCAGGCCTGGAACTGTCcctaactagctgtgtgacctttatCAATCCACCACTGTGTTTATACCTTCATGCCCTTATTTGAACAAAAGTGGTGCCCAGGGGCCCAACTATAACTTAATAACCTCAACAGTTTCCTCATGGCATTGTGCCTCGGGTTCCACACTTACCACTTGTGAGCTGCAGCCATCTTTGAgatcatttttttcagaaatgaatgaaacTCATCGATGTCTGCCTCGTCCCTGGCCCCAAAAGTAAGCACCCTTATTCAAGAACTGCACACCTAcgaacacacacaacacagagaTACGAGCTGCAATCTCCAGGCTTGGTCTAGAtcgactttttccttttctcctgtcCGTGCTCAACCAGACTGTTGACTGTAACCCTGACACATACTCTAGTACCTCCCTCACCAGATTACtgtgaaaataaagtgaaattttataCAGGGGCTGGAACTTTTTTCAATCTACTCACTCCTGATTTCTCCTACTTGCTTTGTGCTCATTCTTTGTGCATCAGCATTGCTTTGGCCTCTGGTAGGGATTTTCTGTCTTCACCTGTGTGCAGCTGGCTTGctgccccttctccctctctcatttcAAGCTGTGATGGAAGAGAAGTTGGCTCATTAGAGACCATGTTTCTTGGCCTCCCTTGCAGCAAGATGTGACCATGTTGCTATGTCCCACCAAAAGCATGTGAGTGAAGGCCATATGGGCAACTTTGGTGTCACATGCTGACAAGGAACTGACTTTTCCTTCTCACAAGTGGAAACAGGGACATTCCCATGACCTAGAGTTTGCTATGCAAATGAGGTTGACAAGGTCACGGGTGGAAGAAATATGGGTCTGTGAATGACCTTGTACAGCAGAACTGTCTTACCTTCCATGTGAAAGAGAAATAATCTTGTATCTAATTTGTTACTGTGTTCTTGATGTCTTCATTATGGTTTCTTAGAACAAATCCCAATGTAGATAGCATCTGGGCTAAGCTCACTGGGCCACTGTTCCCTGAGACTGTCCCAACATCTACTCCcctcatggtgtgtgtgtgtgtggaggggggaagCATAGAGAGTCTTACTTTAAAGCAAATGTTCATTTGAGAAATtagattttaatttgcataattatttaatatgaagcatgcaagtattttattttcagaaattctGCAATCCATGCTATATGTATTGTATAACTAATTTTAATGGATGTGGCTCTGTAGGGGTATCACATAGTTTAGCATTTCTTATTGTATAACATGTAGCTTGTGGGTGTTTATTACCAAAGACATGACTAATCATGACAATCATCTCACTTTCTTTATTAAGGATCAGGATGAGAAGTCCTGTAGTCCTTTTTTCAAGTTTATAAGAACTTAAGGGAACTAAACAAAGGAGACTGTGctcttgaactcagcctcatctGTGCTGACCAGTatagcttttgtttctttgtttttgagactggatctcactatgtagcccagactggccttgaacttgtgatcttcctgcttcagcttcccaagtactgggttacaggtatgtaccaccatgcctggcctaaccAGTGTAGGTTTGTCCCCTTTCACAGGATGGctgtaatttaagaaaaatttgccCATATTGTGTTTTAGATTCCAACTTTCAGTGATTTTTGTATTATTCCTGGATAAAACAATTTACGAAGAACCAAAATGAGGACATTTTAAGGCtatcttgttgttgttgtttttggtggtgctggggtttgagctcagggcctcatgcttgctaggcaggtgctctaccacttacccgtgactccagctcttttttgctttattttttggatagagttccTCATTTTTACATGGGGCCAGCTTTGGACAGTGACTCTCCTATCTccatttcctgcatagctgggttcATAGAGGAGAGCTAcctatcatgcccagcttgtttattgagaagGGAGTCTTTCTAATATTTTGTCTGGACAAACATCCTCCTCAATTAGGAGGATTGAATCATAATCCTCTTAATCTCCTCTttttgattacaggcatgtgctactatGCTTAGCCAAGGGTAAATTTGTTGCCACCAAGCTGGGTAGTGATATCTGCCTCTAGTGTCATCCAAAGGACTCACTTCCCTAATTGGATGGAAATCCATCTCAAAACTCTAGTTGAATGCCTTTGGCAACAGCTACCTTGGAGGCTTATCTCTTGTAACCTCCATTGCTTCAGACAGCCAATGATTCTACTCTAAAATGACAACAACAAGAAGGAATGGAGGGGGCTGAGAATTGTGAGCAGCAcccacttaccagctgtgtgaatCGTTGCTCCAGAGCTTGGTACTCCAGAGAGCTCTTGTTGAACAGGTCATCAGAGAAGGGCATATTTGCCACACGCAAACTGAAGAATACAACCAGCTCTTGGCCCCTGGAGGCAGTGGTCATCAAGCTGGTGGTAATGTACTGTGGAGCAGGGACAGGGGTTGTGGTGTCCAAGAAATGGTCAGGAGTAGAAACATATCCATTCTGTCTGGGTACCTCAGGCAAGGCAGGAGTGTCAGATGCATCCATCCCATCGAGAGCTCTCATTATTCCTCTGTGGCCTGCACTCAACCTGCTGTCATCTGAGGGTGCAAGTGAATGTGAAATTTCCAGAGTCAACTGGCTAGTGGCAGAAGAATCCACAGTGGGGAGGGTGAGCCCAGGGATTAGCAATGTCTGGCCAAGGGACGTTAGGTCTGTGGCTCTTTGATCAGTCAGAGAGAAGATGCTTGATGTGGTAAGGAGAGGTGGAGTTTCAGATGGGGAGGCAGAGTCCACTGCAGGTGTAGGCCAAGAGCTATGTGTGGAGGACATTCCTGAGACTGATTTTGTTATGATCAATTATTtaccaaagaagagaaaatgggaaaaaaaatcaaaattagttaggattaaattaagaaaaagatattTGCATTGATTGCCTTACTGGTCATTTTACACAAAGAGAAGTTGATAGGAAGGGCAGGTACCACCATATCCAAACCTAGGGAGACAAGGGCTAGGTCCCTGAATTCATTTTATTCAGGCCCAATACTTATATGAGACACAAAGAGGACCCATTACCCAGAATTTCTGGAATTACTGCCCAGCCAGACCCAGCACACTTggggaccacagtcctcccacaTGGAGTGTCCAGAAAACTAGCTGCACATTTTTGGTCCAGAAATTTTATTCGCCTTCTAATAATGCAAACCTACATTACATGCAATTGAATTTTTTGTATTCAATTATCACATTTTGGTAGTTTTACCAAATTCAGTTATACTTTTTCAAAACTGGGTGATCTGATTGAATAACTTGCCAATTTGTAAAATGGTATTGAGAGTGTAAAGGTGTCTGTGACACATATAATTTGAACTTTATATTGGTCAGCTTGctaaatatttgataatattcaaAATCTTTGCCAGTGTTGCATTATTATGCCCATTGCATTGCTTTCTTGGGTAAGTACACATTGAACTGATGAAGTCCACTCCATTTCTGGTGCAAAATTAAagtcaataaatgtttatgaGCTAAGAAAGTGGTTCTATGAAATTTTCAGGTAAAGAGATTGatggattattaaaatattccaATAAACCTAAATCCAGAGCCACTGAGGATGTTTAAGACATAGACAGGGAGCTGTCTATGATTCCTGCAGTGGCATTTTGGCAAATATGTGAGAAAGCTCTGTTGAAATCCAAATGCTAAGTATGATGAATGGACTGTCTGGTGCAGATATCATCTCTGGACTTGCAGTCAGCTAATTTACTATAGTGCAATCACCAAAACTGAAACTCCAAGTGATAAACAGCCCTGATAGGTAGAATCATATTAGTTTTAttactttcttaaaatgaaaCCTGACCATTGGTGAGTTATGCCCAGATTTCAGAGAAGCACTCTCTTTTCTCTCACCTGCAGAGTGGTTAGGTGTGTCTATCCATAACTCAACTGTCCGAAATAGTACTTCTTAATATCTAAGATCTCTGTGGACATAAACTTACAATTTTATTCAAATCTTCtttgttatggactgaatgtttgtgtctccctCAAGTTCATACAGTAAAACTCTGCTCCCCAGTGTGATTGGAAAGGGGGACTTTAGgagataattaggtcatgagagtggaatggtaattaggtcatgaatgGAATTGTATTTGTGTCCTTATAATAAGAGGCTTCAAAGAGATGACCtctctttctgccatgtgaggatatAGCAAGAAGGCATCCATCTTTAAACAAGGAGAAGAGCCCTAATCAGGAACCAAATTTGCTAGTTCCTTGATATTGAACTTCCTGAACACCAGaatggtgagaaataaatttctgttgtttattccACCCAgttcatggtattttgttatggtggcCTGAGCTGACTAAGATATCCATGGAAGGCTCTGGGATGAGTGAATTGAAAGGCTTCCAGTGATATCTGTGATTTGATTTGACTTCTTTGCACCATGGGAAATACATTTGAATCTATGTTGCCATGGTGTGATCTCTGTTCTACTACAGACGACAGGGGTGGGCAAATCTGAGGCAAGAAGCATAGTGATGGATGTCTTCATCCTGCTCCTGGACCAGCATCTTATCACTCACACTTTCCTCACAGCACAGACTTTAACCAGCCTAAAATAAGCTGCTGTATTATGGCAACAATTACCGAGATTCTAACCTACTCTCTTTGTGCCATCTTAATGTTAATCCTCCACATTCACAACAAACCTAACCAAGTGATTTCATTGATGTCACAACTGGCTATTTAAGTGGAGGGTtgcctcttacactgctggtgggaatgtaaaatagtacaaccattctggaaaaaaatctggaggctacttaaaaaagctaaacattgatctaccatttgatccagcaataccactcttgggatatactcaaaagaatgtgacacaggttaccccagaggcacctgcacacccatgtttattgcagcactattcacaatagccaagttatggaaacagccaagatgccccactactgacgaatggatcaagaaaatgtggtatctatacacaatgggattttatgcaaccatgaagaagaatgaaatgttatcattcgttagtaaatggatggaattggagaacatcattctgagtgaggctagcctggcccaaaagaccaaaaatcgtatgttctccctcatatgtggacattagatcacgggcaaacacaacaaggggattgaactttgatcacaagataaaagcgagagcacacaagggagatatgaggatagataagacacctaaaaaattagctagcatttgttgccctcaacgcagagaaactaaagcagataccttaaaagcaactgaggccaataggagaaggggaccaagaactagagaaaaggttagatcaaaaagaattaacctagaaggtaacacacatgcacaggaaatcaatgtgagtcaattccctgtatagctatccttatctcaactagcaaaaacccttggtccttcctattattgcttaaactctctcttcaacaaaattagagataagggcaaaatagtttctgccagtatggagggggtgagggggagagggagggggcggagtgggtgataagggagggggtgggggcaggggagagaaatgacccaagcactgtatgcacatatgaataaaaaaaataaataaatggagggtTACTTGATAAAAATACAGGGTACCCATCAACATACATATgtgctaaaaattatttttgtttatgagaaattcaaatttaacaggACATCTTATATTTTTGATTGCAGAATCTAGCAGCCCTATTTAAATGTGATTTTGAGACTATTCTCTTTTTGACTCAAGATTGAAGCAACTAAGGCAACAGGCACTTCCTTGGAGGGAGTAGAGTGGAGAATCACTAAAACCTTACCACAACTTtggaatattattaaataattatgctTTTGTCTAATTCTTATGTAAAAATTAGACATGGCAGTATCACAGGCTATTCCAATATTAAGCACTGTATACTGCAATAAGAAAGTCAAGCACTAAATGCCAAGGTCATTTATTTCATCatgaagtaagaaaaataaaaagattcaaaGTACCTGTTATGTTAGGGTGTGAGGGATTCCCATGAAAGCGTGGAGagtgtttatatgtatgtgtacatggtGTAGGCACTAGTTAGGAGTCTGGAAACTGGGCATAGACTAAATGGCTGTTTCAGTCCTTTTCTAAGCAGGAGGTCTGTCCAAAGTCAAGTGCAAAGTGAGATAAGTCAGCAATAGGTGAAGATGAGTGTAGTGTATACAtagggtggtgctgggggttgtaAAGTCCTACCAGTGGCAGAAGATGGCAGGGCAGAGGGTGAGTGTGGTGAGCAAGATGTGCAAAAGAAGGGCCATTTGAAATGCTGCTCGAGGCTCCCAGTTATGCAATGGGTGATATGTGTCAAGTGGTTGCCTATTTCATGTTAAAAATTCTagggggagggcagggagggaggtggcccaaacaatgtatacacatgagtaaatgtaaaaaca is a window encoding:
- the LOC109686457 gene encoding interphotoreceptor matrix proteoglycan 1-like, coding for MYLRGVDFKKLISGVLEEDQSLDVRTIQFRDEIGSSPTSELDTQSELPKSPADITKDAALSSGLSLSEPRLETVDREGPGLPVSGMSSTHSSWPTPAVDSASPSETPPLLTTSSIFSLTDQRATDLTSLGQTLLIPGLTLPTVDSSATSQLTLEISHSLAPSDDSRLSAGHRGIMRALDGMDASDTPALPEVPRQNGYVSTPDHFLDTTTPVPAPQYITTSLMTTASRGQELVVFFSLRVANMPFSDDLFNKSSLEYQALEQRFTQLLVPYLRSNLTGFKQLEILNFRNGSVIVNSKMRFAQSVPYNLTQAVHGILEDFCSTAAELDLEIDNYSLNIEPADQADPCKFLACGEFAQCIKHEWTKEAECRCRPEYESRQGVTHMDEGLCAPGEACEAIQGKGAPCRLLEHSKNQAHETNVNEFPHQQDSKVAKKRNSELLV